The Deltaproteobacteria bacterium genome has a window encoding:
- a CDS encoding purine-nucleoside phosphorylase: LTPQEVVFPYFVLKELGAKLLVTTNAVGGIRKDLDAGDIMVVEDQINMMGTSPLIGLTVQRSENQFLSMQKAFDPELIALTSLVAKKQKIKLKKGVFLGTTGPNYETPAEIKAFRNLGADSIGMSTIFEVITARFLNLRVLALNIITNPSADRHTGEMKHAEVLSAMQKAEAKVLKLLEGIFNQLCQKILK; encoded by the coding sequence TTGACTCCTCAAGAGGTAGTCTTCCCCTATTTTGTTTTGAAGGAGTTGGGAGCGAAACTTCTGGTGACCACTAATGCGGTGGGTGGGATTCGAAAGGATCTAGATGCGGGAGATATTATGGTGGTGGAAGACCAGATCAATATGATGGGGACAAGTCCTCTCATCGGTCTTACCGTACAGCGTTCCGAAAATCAGTTTCTCAGCATGCAAAAAGCCTTTGATCCGGAGTTGATCGCGCTCACCTCATTAGTGGCGAAAAAACAAAAAATAAAATTGAAAAAAGGAGTTTTTTTGGGAACGACGGGACCCAATTATGAAACGCCCGCGGAAATTAAAGCTTTTAGAAATCTCGGAGCGGATTCGATCGGCATGTCGACAATTTTTGAAGTGATTACTGCGCGTTTTTTGAACCTGCGTGTTTTGGCGCTCAATATTATTACAAATCCTTCGGCAGATCGTCATACTGGGGAAATGAAACACGCCGAAGTTTTGTCTGCGATGCAAAAAGCCGAAGCGAAAGTTTTGAAATTATTGGAAGGAATTTTTAACCAACTATG